AAAACTCAGCAAGAGATATTTATTGACCTTTCAGTCTAATGTTTTACAATACAAGACAATAATCCTTGCACGACGGATGCACCATCTTGATTGCAGAAAGGAGTCATGCATCACTTTCCCGCCTATCCGTACCACTCGAAGCACACACAACAATCTAGCAAGACGCCAACACAGGGATGGACAGATTCGCCCTCTACCACACACAACAGGAGGTTTAAGCATGAAAAAGCCATGGCATAGCGTAGTAACTCTGATCGGAATTTTTGTCTTCGGGCTCGTAGTGGGTTGTGGACAAAGTTCCGAAGGGCCTGGCGAAAAGGCGGGGAAAGCCGTCGACAAAGCCGTATCCAGCGCAGGTGAAACGGTGTCGAAGGCGATCGAACATACAGAGGAAGCCATACACGATGCATCTGACGCTGCAGAGGAAGCTGTCTCCGGTGCGATCGACAGCACTCAGGAAGCATTAGAAGATGCTGGCGAGAGTATGAAGGAAGGGGCTGAATCGATGACGGAAGGGGCCAAAGAAATGGCTAATGATGTGACAGGACATTGAATGTTCTCTGATCGCTCTTGAAACATACTTGATTTCAGCCCCCCCAAATTACGCTGAATACTTGAAGAGGTTACGGCTCACGAGAAGTAACCTCTTCGTTCAGCCATCTTTTCATCAGTTTTCTTGTCCAAGTAGCTGACGCATGGTTTCTAATTCCGCTCGTTCGGACTTGCTCAAACTAGGGTACTGTAGTCCCAACCCCTCCAAAGTCTTCACGACAATCTCGGCAACCGTAATCCGCATGGACGGTTTATGGTCGGCAGGGATTGCATACCATGGGGCCCATGGTCGTGACGTCGCATTGAGCGCTTCTTCATACGCCTGCATATAGTCTTTCCAAAACTCACGTTCTTTAATGTCCGACGATGAAAACTTCCAGTTTTTCTCCGGAACTTGTATCCGAGAGAGAAACCGTCGCTTTTGTTCTTCCCGTGACACATTGAGCCAAAATTTGACGATGACGGTCCCATTGCGGGCCAAATGCTGTTCATAGTCGCGGATCGACTCAAATCGTTCGTCCCATATCGTCCTTAAATCATAGCCATCCGGCAAACGTTGATTTTTCAAATATTTCGGGTGAACACGAACGATCAACACTTCCTCATAATAACTACGGTTAAAGATTCCTATTCGTCCCCGTTCGGGCAAACACTTCGTGGTTCTCCATAAGAAATCGTGATCAAGCTCGAGATTAGAGGGTTGCCTAAATGAAAAGACCTGACAGCCGGCCGGATTGATCCCACTCGTGACGGCACGAATCGTCGAATCTTTTCCCGCTGCATCCATCGCTTGAAACACGAGTAAAACGGCATGATGGTCGTGAGCATACAGCGTTCGCTGGCGGTCACTCATTTTCCTGATCAGCTTGGCTAATTTCTTCTCATACAGCTTTTTGGACAGAACTTTCCCTTTTGGTACGGTCCGAGCCTTTTTGAGTGAAAACTGTGAATTAAACGGCACGAGGTAAGGACTCTTCACAGGTGTAAACATATAGACTCCCTGATTTGAGCTGTCAGACAGGCGAAGGAATACATGCTGCTTGATGAACTTCAGCGCAAAATGGCTAAAACGAACAGTTCTAATGAAGAGGGGGAATTCGAGTGATAGAACAGGCCCACGAACTGGCAAGCAATAACATGGTCACCAGGACGAAACCCTGGCGCATGATCTCTTGGCTATTTCTATCGGCTGATCATTGCTTTTTGAGGGGAATGTTAATTTTTTTCTTCACAACTTCAACAGGGACAAAGGCTCGATCCTGTTTCCCGAGGTTCGACTCGGCTTCAACCGCTTTAACAAATTCCTCTGGTCCATGAATCGGCGCATAGGTCAAGGTGATAATCACATCCATCGAAGGAGCATTGAGCGGCGTGGGGAAGGTAAATATTTCGCTCCGCCTTTCTTCAGGCTTCAGCAGGGTATCATGCAGCACTGTGGCCGCTTCAAAATCCAACACGGTCTTCTTCCCGTTCTTGTCTCCATATACCCGTTCGTAAAACCGTTGTTCTCCATACACTTTTTTTAGGTTTTTCCCAAGAACCGTTAAATCTACCACAACCCGATACCAGCCTGGATGGGGCATGGGAAGGTTATGCGGAACCAAACTCTGGATCGTCGCCTCAACTTTTGAGGTTTTTCCTTGAACTTCAGTCTTAAAGTCTATCTCAACCGCCTTAGCTCGAACTTTTCCAAATCGTCCAGGGAAACTGTGATTGGCAATTTTTCGGTTTTTTTCACCATTTGCGGATTCGCCAAACGCTCCAGGCATATGACAGGACTGACACGTTTTGCCTTCTTTTTCAGCCTTCGTCTCCTTCCAGTTTCCCATCCAGTCAGGCAACTTGGGAGAGCCAGGCTCGCGAGGCAAAGAATCATGACACGTGATACAAAACTGAGAACTTTGGAATAAGGCTGATGGTTCCGATTGATGGGCCAAGTTGTCTACTGGCTTTTTATATCCGCCAAAGACAGTTTTTTCTAATTGATAGGTTGGATGTGGCGGATGCGTGTTGGGATCGACTTCTTTGATGAGGTGACATTGCGAACATCCCACTCCATCAATCTGCGGGTCTTTCGATTTGACTTCATCGATAAACATCTTGGCCTCGTGCCCATATTCAAGAATATGAGGGGCATGACACCGGAAACACATCGATTGCTGACCCTCGGGTGCAGTCGATAAATAGCGATCAAGGGTCACTCGAAAAGCCGACGTCACGATCGAACGAGACTGAGCTGAGGCCTCCCATTCTTCAAACACCCTGATATGACAGCGTTTACATTTTTGCGAATGCGGAAACGCCTTTTGCAAGGGTTTTGAGGTCTTTTCTGTTTTTTCCGCGAATACGAAAGATGCAGGGCCACCAATTCCAAACGCCATGGCCCCCATCAAGCACAGCGTCAACCCCACGGTTATGATCATCCTCGTCATGGTATCCCCTAGATTATGAATCACCAGAATGAATAAGAATCGTCGTGTCGAGATTTATAACGTGATCGTACGAAACGTGAGCAATCGGGTCGAGGAATAGTCTGTAATAACTTTTTCGGCAGCGTCACGCTCTTTTTCCGATGCAAGTGTCTCTAAATAGCGATTCAAAAGGTCCGGCGAGGGCTCTGGTATCAGGGCGTAACTAAGACTGGCTTCAACCAACAAGGGAGCCGAGCCATCGGGGATGGACAGGGTAAAAGGAATACGGCGCGTCATACCACCGTTGACGAGCGGTTGTGGAATCGGACCACGAAGGATTTCCTCGAAGGAACGACCAAACTGCTCCTCTTGTTCACTCAGGACATTGCCTTGCTCATCCTTCACGGTCACCTTCACGAAGAACTGTTTCAGCACAGGATCGCCACCTGGAAACATATGCGGCAAGCTGCCATTTCTGACCAGCACAGTTCCTTGGACTGAATTTTTCGTCTTGTCTGCTTCGATATCGACTCGAGGAAACCATTCGGCTTGTAGGTTCCGGTTGCTGAGCATGATACCAGGGATCACAATCCCTTGGAACCAGTGCCGACCGATCGGTCGAGTTAAAGAGCCACGCTTTG
The genomic region above belongs to Nitrospirales bacterium and contains:
- a CDS encoding polyphosphate kinase 2 family protein; this encodes MFTPVKSPYLVPFNSQFSLKKARTVPKGKVLSKKLYEKKLAKLIRKMSDRQRTLYAHDHHAVLLVFQAMDAAGKDSTIRAVTSGINPAGCQVFSFRQPSNLELDHDFLWRTTKCLPERGRIGIFNRSYYEEVLIVRVHPKYLKNQRLPDGYDLRTIWDERFESIRDYEQHLARNGTVIVKFWLNVSREEQKRRFLSRIQVPEKNWKFSSSDIKEREFWKDYMQAYEEALNATSRPWAPWYAIPADHKPSMRITVAEIVVKTLEGLGLQYPSLSKSERAELETMRQLLGQEN
- a CDS encoding cytochrome c family protein, which produces MTRMIITVGLTLCLMGAMAFGIGGPASFVFAEKTEKTSKPLQKAFPHSQKCKRCHIRVFEEWEASAQSRSIVTSAFRVTLDRYLSTAPEGQQSMCFRCHAPHILEYGHEAKMFIDEVKSKDPQIDGVGCSQCHLIKEVDPNTHPPHPTYQLEKTVFGGYKKPVDNLAHQSEPSALFQSSQFCITCHDSLPREPGSPKLPDWMGNWKETKAEKEGKTCQSCHMPGAFGESANGEKNRKIANHSFPGRFGKVRAKAVEIDFKTEVQGKTSKVEATIQSLVPHNLPMPHPGWYRVVVDLTVLGKNLKKVYGEQRFYERVYGDKNGKKTVLDFEAATVLHDTLLKPEERRSEIFTFPTPLNAPSMDVIITLTYAPIHGPEEFVKAVEAESNLGKQDRAFVPVEVVKKKINIPLKKQ